A stretch of Microbacterium caowuchunii DNA encodes these proteins:
- a CDS encoding XdhC family protein yields the protein MLELATDLLPLLRAGETVATVTVSGVARSAPRGVGSAMAVTREGRVIGSISGGCVEADAVALSLAALASGCGSSARFGFSDEQAFAAGLACGGSVDAVVALVRPDDEVAIAALEHAAADRRARIGIVLNGPRAGRVVDVDPTTNDSRVLGCADDGADVLAVASTPRPRLILLGAGEHAAALSRVGTAAGFAVSVCDVWELLVTRERFPDARELVADLPHAYLERQEPEDIDERTAICVLTHDVRLDIPALRTALAMPVGFVGALGARSTVARRAEMLRSEGVSAAQLARLHSPLGLDLGGAGPEETAVAVLAEIIAARHGGTGRPLRELAGPLHRRAADDAACTVSPGRPAAASVAVGCALSV from the coding sequence ATGCTCGAACTCGCCACCGATCTGCTTCCGCTGCTTCGCGCGGGGGAGACGGTCGCGACCGTGACCGTCTCCGGCGTCGCCCGGAGCGCACCGCGTGGCGTGGGTTCCGCGATGGCCGTCACCCGTGAGGGACGCGTGATCGGTTCCATCTCCGGCGGGTGCGTGGAGGCGGACGCGGTGGCACTGTCCCTCGCCGCGCTGGCGTCCGGTTGCGGGTCGTCCGCCCGCTTCGGCTTCAGCGACGAACAGGCGTTCGCCGCGGGGCTGGCCTGCGGCGGCTCCGTCGACGCGGTCGTCGCGCTCGTCCGTCCCGACGACGAGGTGGCGATCGCCGCCCTGGAACACGCGGCCGCGGACCGCAGGGCACGGATCGGGATCGTGCTGAACGGACCGCGCGCCGGCCGCGTCGTGGACGTCGACCCCACGACGAACGACAGCCGCGTCCTCGGCTGCGCGGACGACGGCGCGGACGTGCTGGCCGTGGCGTCGACTCCGCGGCCGCGGCTGATCCTGCTCGGAGCAGGGGAACATGCCGCCGCACTCAGCCGGGTGGGCACCGCCGCCGGATTCGCGGTGTCGGTCTGCGACGTGTGGGAGCTGCTGGTCACCCGCGAGCGCTTCCCCGATGCCCGGGAGCTCGTCGCGGACCTGCCGCACGCCTACCTGGAGCGGCAGGAACCCGAGGACATCGACGAGCGCACCGCGATCTGCGTCCTGACGCACGATGTGCGCCTGGACATCCCCGCACTGCGCACGGCGCTCGCGATGCCGGTCGGTTTCGTGGGGGCGCTCGGCGCGCGGTCGACGGTCGCCCGCCGAGCGGAGATGCTGCGCTCCGAGGGCGTCTCCGCGGCGCAGCTGGCACGGCTGCATTCCCCGCTCGGGCTCGATCTCGGCGGCGCCGGTCCCGAGGAGACCGCCGTCGCGGTGCTCGCCGAGATCATCGCCGCGCGGCACGGCGGCACCGGTCGTCCGCTCCGCGAGCTCGCGGGTCCGCTGCACCGCCGGGCGGCGGACGACGCGGCCTGCACGGTCTCCCCCGGCCGGCCGGCAGCCGCATCCGTCGCCGTCGGGTGCGCCCTGAGCGTCTGA
- a CDS encoding FAD binding domain-containing protein, which produces MDITSIETYRVARSRADLALASGEVLIAGGTWLMSEPQPATTGFVDLTGMGWSGIEVSEDGLRIGATCTIARLVAWAEGRADDLPSVPADWQAVSLVPDAANALLASFKVWNTATVGGNICRSFAAGAMISLAAALDGIAVVWTPDGGERRIPVAHLPTGNGTNALAPGEVLRAVELPAPALRSPALLRKIALAELGRSGAVVTGRVDDDGAATFVVTAATTRPAVLRFPELPDAATLAASVSAAEDYYTDPLGSADWRRGVSVELAARIRSELAGAAA; this is translated from the coding sequence GTGGATATCACGAGCATCGAGACGTACCGCGTGGCACGCTCCCGCGCGGACCTCGCGCTCGCTTCCGGGGAAGTGCTCATCGCCGGAGGGACCTGGCTGATGAGCGAGCCGCAGCCCGCCACGACGGGTTTCGTCGACCTCACCGGCATGGGCTGGTCCGGGATCGAGGTATCCGAGGACGGCCTCCGCATCGGCGCCACCTGCACGATCGCGCGCCTCGTGGCGTGGGCGGAAGGGCGCGCCGACGACCTCCCATCGGTCCCCGCGGACTGGCAGGCGGTATCGCTCGTGCCGGATGCGGCCAACGCCCTGCTCGCGTCGTTCAAGGTCTGGAACACCGCCACCGTCGGCGGCAACATCTGCCGCTCGTTCGCGGCCGGCGCGATGATCTCGCTGGCCGCCGCGCTGGACGGCATCGCCGTGGTCTGGACGCCCGACGGCGGCGAGCGCCGCATACCGGTCGCGCACCTGCCGACCGGCAACGGCACCAACGCGCTCGCCCCGGGCGAGGTGCTCCGAGCGGTCGAGCTGCCCGCCCCGGCCCTTCGCTCCCCCGCGCTCCTGCGCAAGATCGCACTGGCCGAGCTCGGTCGCTCGGGAGCGGTCGTCACCGGACGGGTCGACGACGACGGGGCGGCGACCTTCGTCGTGACGGCCGCGACGACGCGCCCGGCCGTGCTGCGGTTCCCGGAGCTGCCGGATGCGGCGACGCTCGCGGCATCCGTCTCGGCGGCCGAGGACTACTACACCGATCCGCTCGGCAGCGCGGACTGGCGCCGCGGCGTGAGCGTCGAGCTGGCGGCACGGATCCGGTCGGAACTGGCGGGAGCGGCGGCATGA
- a CDS encoding molybdopterin-dependent oxidoreductase, translated as MRFEVNGAPVEAEPAAGQCLRTLLREHGHTEVKKGCDAGDCGACSVLVDGAPVHSCIVPAVRAEGTRVTTAAGLAPGDALHAVQEALVEKFGFQCGFCTPGMSVTASTLCESDLDDLDRRMKGNLCRCTGYRPIREAIRESVLGPIRETGPRPATAPSGVGGSVRPEAGRRIVQGLEPYTFDVVGTPDQPWTGTALTLRVVASPYAHARIRSIDASAALAIPGVVAVLTHEDAPKTLFSTGRHEHREDDPDDTRVLDDTVRFIGQRVAAVVAETAAAADAACRLVRVEYDVLPAVFDPETARSGAAPVIHPDRTPADRVDDAARNTVLSFHESHGDDVEDALAASAVTVEGTWQTSRVTHAQLETHGAIGWLDEDGRLVIRSSTQVPFLTRDELCRVFDLERDRVRVYAARVGGGFGGKQEIFTEDLVTLAVLRTGRPVAYEFSRTDQFQRAALRHPMRVRVRLGADADGALTAMAVDVLSDAGAYGNHSRGVLFHAVSESTHVYRVPSRRIDAEAVYTNNVPSGAFRGYGLGQVMLGVESAMDMLSERLGIDPFELRRMNALRPEHGGLDNGLVWGSHGLDQCLDLARDALASGNGSRAPEGWLVGEGMATAMIATIAPFGHVSHTHATLRADGTYLLQAGTAEFGNGTSTVLRQIAASVFEVGFDRLALWHADTDAVAHDTGAFASTGITVAGKALHAACRTLASRMRRIAAEITGTAESDARVSADGVVTAARTVGFAEIVAAAPASERGEDGLTADGSELGDIRSLAFNVHAVRVAVDPATGTVRVLQSVQAADAGTVLNPAQCRGQIEGGAAQGLGSALYEEVMTDGAGAVITPVFRTYRVPQFADVPDTEVYFADTDDTVGPFGAKSMSEAPYNPVAPAIGNAIARAVGRRPFEQPFSRDRVWRLVQGS; from the coding sequence ATGAGGTTCGAGGTCAACGGTGCGCCCGTCGAGGCGGAGCCCGCGGCGGGCCAGTGCCTGCGGACGCTGCTTCGCGAGCACGGTCACACCGAGGTGAAGAAGGGCTGCGACGCCGGCGACTGCGGCGCGTGCTCCGTGCTCGTGGACGGGGCACCCGTGCACTCCTGCATCGTCCCGGCCGTGCGAGCGGAGGGCACCCGCGTCACGACGGCGGCCGGCCTCGCCCCGGGCGACGCACTGCACGCGGTGCAGGAGGCGCTCGTGGAGAAGTTCGGCTTCCAGTGCGGCTTCTGCACGCCCGGTATGAGCGTCACCGCCTCGACTCTGTGCGAGAGCGATCTCGACGACCTCGACCGCCGGATGAAGGGCAACCTCTGCCGGTGCACCGGATACCGCCCGATCCGCGAGGCGATCCGCGAATCCGTGCTCGGCCCGATACGGGAGACCGGCCCGCGCCCCGCCACGGCGCCCAGCGGCGTCGGCGGGTCCGTGCGGCCGGAGGCGGGCCGGCGGATCGTGCAGGGCCTCGAGCCCTACACCTTCGATGTCGTCGGCACGCCCGACCAGCCCTGGACGGGAACCGCGCTGACCCTGCGCGTCGTGGCGAGCCCGTACGCGCACGCCCGCATCCGTTCGATCGATGCATCCGCGGCCCTCGCGATCCCCGGCGTGGTCGCCGTGCTCACCCACGAGGACGCCCCGAAGACCCTCTTCTCCACCGGACGGCACGAGCACCGGGAGGACGATCCCGACGACACGCGAGTGCTCGACGACACCGTCCGCTTCATCGGCCAGCGCGTCGCGGCGGTCGTCGCGGAGACCGCCGCCGCAGCGGATGCCGCCTGCCGCCTGGTGCGCGTGGAGTACGACGTGCTGCCCGCCGTGTTCGACCCGGAAACCGCCCGGAGCGGCGCCGCTCCGGTGATCCATCCGGACCGCACGCCCGCGGACCGGGTGGACGACGCGGCGAGGAACACGGTGCTGTCCTTCCACGAGTCGCACGGCGACGACGTCGAAGACGCCCTCGCTGCCAGCGCCGTGACGGTCGAGGGCACCTGGCAGACCTCCCGCGTCACCCACGCGCAGCTGGAGACGCACGGCGCGATCGGATGGCTCGACGAGGACGGCCGGCTCGTCATCCGCTCGTCCACCCAGGTGCCCTTCCTCACGCGGGACGAACTGTGCCGTGTCTTCGATCTGGAACGCGACCGGGTCCGGGTGTACGCGGCCCGCGTCGGCGGCGGCTTCGGCGGCAAGCAGGAGATCTTCACCGAGGACCTCGTCACCCTCGCCGTGCTGCGCACCGGGCGTCCGGTGGCGTACGAGTTCTCCCGCACCGACCAGTTCCAGCGCGCCGCGCTCCGGCATCCGATGCGGGTCCGGGTACGCCTGGGCGCGGATGCGGACGGCGCTCTGACGGCGATGGCGGTCGACGTCCTGAGCGACGCGGGCGCCTACGGCAACCATTCCCGAGGCGTGCTCTTCCACGCGGTGTCCGAATCGACGCACGTGTACCGGGTGCCCTCCCGCCGCATCGATGCCGAGGCGGTCTACACCAACAACGTTCCGTCCGGGGCGTTCCGCGGGTACGGCCTCGGCCAGGTCATGCTCGGCGTCGAGTCCGCGATGGACATGCTCTCCGAGCGTCTCGGCATCGACCCCTTCGAGTTGCGGCGGATGAACGCGCTCCGCCCCGAGCACGGTGGCCTCGACAACGGCCTGGTGTGGGGAAGCCACGGCCTGGACCAGTGCCTGGACCTCGCCCGGGACGCCCTGGCCAGCGGCAACGGCAGCCGCGCGCCGGAGGGATGGCTGGTCGGGGAGGGCATGGCCACGGCGATGATCGCGACGATCGCCCCGTTCGGGCACGTCTCGCACACCCACGCGACCCTGCGCGCCGACGGCACGTATCTGCTGCAGGCGGGGACCGCCGAGTTCGGCAACGGCACCTCCACCGTGCTCCGTCAGATCGCGGCCAGCGTCTTCGAGGTCGGGTTCGACCGCCTCGCCCTCTGGCACGCCGACACCGACGCCGTCGCGCACGACACCGGCGCCTTCGCATCGACCGGCATCACGGTCGCGGGAAAGGCGCTCCATGCCGCCTGCCGCACGCTGGCGTCCCGGATGCGGCGCATCGCCGCCGAGATCACCGGCACCGCCGAGAGCGATGCGCGCGTGAGCGCCGACGGCGTCGTGACTGCGGCGCGCACGGTCGGTTTCGCCGAGATCGTGGCGGCCGCCCCGGCATCCGAACGGGGAGAGGACGGTCTGACGGCGGACGGCAGCGAGCTCGGCGACATCCGCTCGCTCGCGTTCAACGTGCACGCCGTGCGCGTGGCGGTCGACCCCGCCACCGGGACCGTACGGGTGCTGCAGTCCGTGCAGGCGGCGGATGCGGGCACCGTCCTGAACCCGGCGCAGTGCCGCGGACAGATCGAGGGTGGTGCCGCGCAGGGACTCGGCAGCGCGCTCTACGAGGAGGTCATGACCGACGGCGCCGGAGCGGTGATCACGCCGGTGTTCCGCACCTATCGCGTGCCGCAGTTCGCCGACGTCCCGGACACCGAGGTGTACTTCGCCGACACGGACGACACGGTCGGACCCTTCGGGGCGAAGTCGATGAGCGAGGCCCCGTACAACCCGGTCGCGCCGGCGATCGGCAACGCCATCGCCCGCGCCGTCGGCCGCCGGCCCTTCGAGCAGCCCTTCAGCCGCGACCGGGTGTGGCGCCTCGTGCAGGGGAGCTGA